The proteins below come from a single Thermotoga sp. KOL6 genomic window:
- the ecfT gene encoding energy-coupling factor transporter transmembrane protein EcfT gives MKLPTVLIGRYIPTNSIIHKLDPRAKLVGMVLLITSILLVPNILLYIVPAAMIFVLMTLSKTGLKVYIAGLKSLWFFLIFAVLVQLLTPSDGKRIFWIVTDKAVLSAVYIMLRLVLIILLAENFSATTPPLLSARAIESFFSLFGARKLGHEIGMVMTIAMRFVPILALEADRILKAQISRGANFERGKLVDRLKALVVIIVPLLTSALRKAEELATAMEARLYTGEPPKTKFKDVEWKFYDTVYVALSALVLISIIVSRNFVNGTL, from the coding sequence ATGAAGCTTCCAACGGTTCTCATTGGGCGATATATACCTACGAATTCCATCATTCATAAATTGGACCCTAGGGCAAAGCTTGTGGGAATGGTTCTTCTAATAACCTCTATTTTGCTCGTACCCAACATTCTGCTATACATTGTTCCAGCAGCGATGATCTTTGTCCTTATGACACTCAGCAAAACTGGCTTGAAAGTGTACATAGCTGGATTGAAAAGCTTATGGTTCTTTCTCATTTTTGCTGTTCTAGTCCAACTCTTGACTCCTTCAGATGGAAAGAGGATTTTTTGGATAGTAACGGACAAAGCCGTTTTGTCTGCCGTTTACATAATGCTAAGGCTTGTCTTGATAATTCTTCTTGCCGAGAACTTTTCGGCAACCACTCCACCTTTGTTGTCAGCGAGAGCAATAGAGAGTTTCTTTTCCCTGTTTGGAGCAAGAAAACTCGGTCACGAGATCGGAATGGTTATGACTATAGCCATGAGATTCGTTCCAATTCTAGCCCTCGAAGCAGATAGGATATTGAAAGCACAGATTTCAAGAGGAGCGAACTTTGAAAGAGGGAAACTCGTAGACAGATTGAAAGCCTTAGTGGTTATAATCGTCCCCTTGCTGACTTCTGCTCTCAGGAAAGCCGAGGAGTTAGCAACGGCAATGGAGGCTCGCCTTTACACAGGCGAGCCCCCAAAAACAAAATTCAAAGATGTGGAATGGAAATTTTATGATACGGTCTACGTCGCTTTATCCGCGCTCGTTTTGATCTCCATAATCGTTAGCCGTAATTTCGTTAATGGCACTCTTTAA
- a CDS encoding LCP family protein — protein MLKKVFLFLSISLAFFLIISFLFLLNRSISFLFSSENVENPYVFLVLGKDEEIEHTVRTDVIVLGVLDWKKGILSFISIPRDLMVENIKVNAIFNSYGIEKLCQVVKSLLGIEPSSYVIFNYEAFKVLGDELGPIEVIPNEVMFYEDLSQNLVIDFKPGIPYKLSGEQLLAYIRYRKDSMGDLARIERQKEVLKKLLNKALKKNPYEIARLYKKVEPYIETNIRLPELLTLLSKVKKGIEYQFFTLPYIIDENGKVFADEKEISSFKKDLFGKSVEEAPSMNLVIVNISSLVSRVFEANMRGVWKERVGFEPNEVIWEDIGISNKIEGDHVFIAQPEEEEYILKVLRKAHPSRKFTIHRFNSKDDYEIYYTIIENLGKKRIYLDFPISALVLIDDFKE, from the coding sequence ATGTTGAAAAAAGTGTTCTTGTTTCTTTCAATTAGTTTAGCCTTCTTTTTAATTATATCATTCCTGTTTTTACTAAACAGATCTATATCGTTTCTTTTCTCAAGTGAAAATGTTGAGAATCCCTACGTATTCCTCGTTCTCGGAAAAGACGAGGAGATCGAACATACAGTTAGAACTGACGTAATCGTTCTTGGAGTTCTTGATTGGAAAAAGGGTATCCTTTCGTTCATCTCCATACCCAGAGATCTGATGGTGGAAAACATAAAGGTCAACGCCATCTTCAACTCTTATGGAATAGAGAAATTGTGCCAAGTTGTGAAATCTCTCCTTGGGATAGAGCCATCCTCGTATGTGATTTTCAATTACGAAGCGTTCAAAGTGTTGGGAGACGAACTAGGGCCGATTGAGGTGATCCCTAACGAAGTGATGTTCTATGAGGATCTCTCCCAAAATCTGGTCATAGATTTTAAACCTGGGATTCCGTACAAACTGTCTGGCGAACAGCTCCTAGCATATATAAGGTACAGAAAAGACTCCATGGGTGATCTCGCTCGAATAGAACGCCAAAAGGAAGTCCTAAAGAAACTTCTCAACAAAGCTTTGAAAAAAAATCCCTATGAAATCGCAAGATTGTACAAAAAAGTAGAACCGTACATCGAAACAAATATAAGACTTCCAGAACTTCTCACACTGCTTTCGAAGGTAAAAAAAGGTATTGAATACCAATTTTTCACTCTTCCCTACATAATCGATGAAAACGGTAAAGTCTTCGCTGATGAAAAGGAAATTAGTTCGTTCAAAAAAGATCTCTTCGGGAAATCCGTAGAAGAAGCACCTTCTATGAATCTAGTAATCGTGAATATTTCATCCCTTGTATCTAGAGTTTTCGAAGCAAACATGAGAGGTGTATGGAAAGAAAGAGTGGGATTCGAGCCGAACGAAGTCATTTGGGAAGATATTGGAATATCCAATAAAATCGAAGGAGATCATGTGTTCATAGCGCAGCCAGAGGAAGAGGAATACATATTGAAAGTTTTGAGAAAGGCTCATCCGTCGAGGAAGTTTACGATACACAGGTTCAATTCAAAAGACGATTATGAAATCTACTACACCATAATAGAAAACCTGGGAAAAAAACGGATATATCTCGATTTTCCCATATCAGCGTTGGTGTTGATAGATGATTTCAAGGAGTGA
- a CDS encoding regulatory protein RecX: MASYGRRKSKKNQRNPLKYALRLLKYRVRFENELRRRLKEKGFADKEIESTINTLKKQGYVDDEKAAFLFAIDEMRLKLFGPRIVKMKLKALGVDEHVIESAIGKALSEIDFSEELKKLKIRFKDKRAIKDYLYKRGFDIFMIEEILDQIDGGEK; the protein is encoded by the coding sequence ATGGCCTCTTACGGTCGGAGAAAAAGCAAAAAGAACCAGAGAAATCCTCTTAAGTACGCCTTGAGACTTCTAAAGTACCGAGTGAGATTCGAAAACGAACTCCGAAGGCGTCTGAAAGAAAAGGGATTTGCTGACAAGGAAATAGAGAGTACTATAAATACATTGAAGAAACAAGGTTACGTAGATGACGAAAAAGCCGCGTTTCTTTTTGCGATAGACGAAATGAGGTTGAAACTTTTTGGGCCACGAATAGTGAAAATGAAACTGAAAGCACTCGGTGTGGACGAACACGTAATAGAAAGCGCTATAGGGAAGGCATTATCAGAAATCGATTTTTCTGAGGAATTGAAGAAACTGAAGATACGTTTCAAGGACAAACGAGCCATTAAAGATTACCTTTACAAGAGAGGATTCGATATTTTCATGATCGAGGAGATACTCGATCAAATAGATGGAGGTGAGAAATGA
- the thpR gene encoding RNA 2',3'-cyclic phosphodiesterase, which translates to MRTFIAIDVNDEVKKQASEVIEKLMRRGFGATWVSEENMHLTLFFLGNVEEQKIAEIAEHLCRRVRGFPSFSFTVKGFGFFRRGRSPRVFWLGVENTDRLNKLYEELRNELSHHGFSFEERFVPHITIGRVKYYPDKWEKLLGDIDFPPIEVAVDSFKIFSSTLTPTGPIYKVLYECHFEGGLIKHG; encoded by the coding sequence ATGAGAACTTTTATTGCCATCGACGTGAACGACGAAGTTAAAAAACAAGCTTCTGAAGTTATAGAAAAACTCATGAGAAGAGGATTTGGAGCAACGTGGGTGTCTGAGGAAAACATGCACCTTACTCTTTTTTTCCTTGGTAACGTAGAAGAACAAAAGATTGCAGAAATAGCGGAACATCTCTGTCGTAGAGTGAGAGGATTCCCATCTTTTTCTTTTACTGTGAAAGGCTTCGGATTTTTCAGAAGGGGAAGATCCCCGCGAGTCTTTTGGTTGGGAGTGGAAAACACAGATCGTTTAAACAAGCTCTACGAAGAATTGAGAAACGAACTCTCACACCATGGTTTTTCCTTTGAAGAAAGATTCGTTCCACACATCACCATCGGAAGAGTGAAGTATTACCCTGACAAATGGGAAAAATTACTTGGGGACATTGACTTTCCACCCATAGAGGTGGCGGTGGACAGCTTCAAAATTTTCTCGTCCACTTTAACACCAACCGGCCCTATTTACAAAGTTCTTTACGAATGTCACTTTGAAGGAGGATTGATCAAACATGGCTGA
- a CDS encoding CDP-alcohol phosphatidyltransferase family protein, which translates to MNLANFFSILRAVLTIPIVWFYLEGWDIVSFAVFLFAAFTDYLDGFFARRKNQVTDFGKVFDQVSDKILIISTAVTMLDVLPIWYVLTVFARDTLINGLRILAASKGIIVPARWIGKIKTVSQFVVLIGVFLLKMGLLTFPILMFLVILSFIVTVLSGIFYTMDLARITKMEG; encoded by the coding sequence ATGAACTTGGCCAACTTTTTTTCCATACTGAGAGCGGTCCTTACGATACCGATCGTTTGGTTTTATCTAGAAGGATGGGACATCGTTTCCTTTGCTGTTTTTCTCTTTGCAGCGTTTACAGACTATTTGGACGGTTTCTTCGCACGGAGAAAGAACCAAGTGACAGATTTTGGAAAGGTTTTTGATCAAGTTTCGGACAAAATCCTGATAATCTCTACGGCCGTTACCATGTTGGATGTTCTACCTATTTGGTACGTGCTGACTGTTTTTGCAAGAGACACACTCATAAACGGCCTCAGAATCCTTGCAGCCAGTAAAGGAATAATCGTGCCAGCGAGATGGATAGGAAAGATAAAAACCGTTTCTCAATTTGTAGTCTTGATAGGCGTTTTCCTGCTCAAGATGGGCCTTCTTACATTTCCCATCTTGATGTTCCTTGTAATACTTTCATTCATCGTAACAGTTCTCTCTGGGATTTTCTACACGATGGATCTTGCAAGAATCACAAAAATGGAGGGATAA
- the nfi gene encoding endonuclease V, which translates to MVYKKLHEWNLSPKEAVEIQRELRKKLQFIPFEGEPKYVAGVDLSFPRSKEGLAVVVVLEYPSFKIVELATERGEVPFPYIPGLLAFREGPLFLRAWEKLKIRPDVVVFDGQGIAHPRKLGIASHMGLFIEIPTIGVAKSRLYGSYAEPENKACSWSYLYDNEGIIGCVMRTKEGSAPIFVSPGHLIDVESSMRLIKSFTLPGKRIPEPTRLAHIYTQRLKRSLF; encoded by the coding sequence ATGGTGTACAAAAAACTGCACGAATGGAATCTATCACCCAAGGAAGCTGTAGAGATACAAAGAGAACTCAGAAAAAAGTTGCAATTCATACCTTTCGAAGGAGAACCGAAGTACGTGGCGGGGGTAGATCTTTCTTTCCCACGATCAAAAGAAGGACTCGCAGTAGTAGTGGTACTGGAATACCCTTCGTTCAAGATCGTGGAGCTCGCAACGGAGAGAGGGGAAGTACCCTTTCCCTATATTCCTGGCCTCCTTGCTTTCAGGGAAGGGCCGTTGTTTTTGAGAGCGTGGGAAAAACTCAAAATACGTCCCGATGTAGTAGTTTTCGACGGGCAAGGAATAGCTCACCCTAGAAAACTTGGCATTGCATCCCATATGGGACTCTTCATAGAAATTCCGACGATCGGAGTGGCAAAATCCAGACTCTACGGTTCGTATGCTGAACCAGAAAATAAAGCGTGTTCTTGGAGTTACTTGTACGACAATGAAGGCATCATAGGTTGCGTAATGAGGACCAAAGAAGGAAGTGCACCCATTTTTGTCTCACCAGGGCACCTGATAGACGTTGAAAGTTCCATGAGACTCATAAAATCCTTTACACTGCCTGGAAAGAGAATCCCAGAACCTACTAGGCTGGCTCATATTTACACTCAACGACTGAAAAGAAGCCTTTTCTAA
- a CDS encoding RodZ family helix-turn-helix domain-containing protein, producing the protein MSEKWKELGETFKKRREERRITLLDASLFTNINPSKLKRIEEGDLQNLDAEIYVKSYIRRYAEFLELPSEEMLQMYEEGKKETTLEEGLKKEKKKGKEKERGPQNVVLISFLVVGIVLLIFSISENIKLRRTPPAYLVSSKEIILNGTPVKGEVPLFEGKYTVETEGDIVLRTSSEEWTVKLKKFEVMVSWEK; encoded by the coding sequence TTGAGCGAAAAATGGAAGGAACTTGGAGAAACCTTCAAAAAGAGAAGAGAAGAGAGGAGAATCACTCTTTTAGATGCTTCCCTGTTCACAAACATAAATCCTAGCAAATTAAAGCGCATTGAGGAAGGTGATCTGCAAAATCTTGATGCGGAAATTTATGTGAAGAGTTATATAAGGCGATACGCAGAGTTTCTAGAATTGCCTTCAGAAGAGATGCTGCAAATGTACGAGGAAGGGAAGAAAGAAACAACTCTCGAAGAAGGACTGAAGAAGGAAAAAAAGAAAGGAAAGGAAAAAGAAAGAGGTCCACAAAATGTGGTTCTGATATCATTCTTAGTCGTAGGAATTGTTTTGCTCATCTTTTCAATTAGCGAAAACATAAAACTTCGTCGTACTCCACCTGCTTACCTTGTCAGCTCGAAAGAGATTATCTTGAACGGGACTCCTGTAAAGGGTGAGGTGCCATTGTTTGAGGGGAAGTATACGGTGGAAACTGAGGGTGATATTGTTCTCAGAACCTCTTCAGAAGAGTGGACGGTGAAACTCAAAAAATTCGAGGTGATGGTGTCATGGGAGAAATAA
- the recA gene encoding recombinase RecA, which translates to MAEEKQKKSVLEKALKRIEENFGKGSIMILGDETQVQPVEVIPTGSLAIDIATGVGGYPRGRIVEIFGPESSGKTTLALHAIAEAQKMGGVAAFIDAEHALDPVYAKNLGVDLKSLLISQPDHGEQALEIVDELVRSGVVDLIVVDSVAALVPRAEIEGAMGDMQVGLQARLMSQALRKIAGSVNKSKAVVIFTNQIRMKIGVMFGSPETTTGGLALKFYATMRLEVRRGEAIKEGKDVIGNTINVKIVKNKVAPPFKTAQTYIIYGKGIDREYELFNIAVSEGIVIRKGSWYYYTTLKGEDISLGQGGTNVVQFLKGNPKIADEIERRIKEKYGLLRSEKKQKEPEKSS; encoded by the coding sequence ATGGCTGAGGAAAAACAGAAAAAGAGTGTTTTAGAAAAAGCTTTGAAAAGAATAGAAGAGAACTTTGGAAAAGGATCGATAATGATACTGGGTGATGAAACTCAGGTCCAACCTGTAGAGGTTATCCCAACCGGCTCTCTTGCTATAGACATTGCGACGGGAGTGGGAGGGTATCCCAGAGGAAGGATTGTGGAAATTTTTGGACCAGAGTCCAGTGGTAAAACTACTTTGGCTCTTCACGCCATCGCTGAAGCACAAAAGATGGGTGGAGTTGCAGCGTTCATAGATGCAGAGCATGCCTTAGATCCAGTGTATGCAAAGAATCTCGGTGTGGATCTGAAAAGCCTGTTGATCTCACAACCAGATCATGGAGAACAAGCCCTTGAAATAGTTGATGAGCTTGTAAGAAGCGGAGTAGTAGACCTAATAGTTGTTGATTCCGTAGCCGCTTTGGTACCGAGGGCTGAAATAGAAGGTGCCATGGGAGACATGCAAGTCGGGTTGCAAGCTCGTCTCATGTCTCAAGCCCTGAGAAAAATAGCAGGAAGTGTGAACAAATCGAAAGCGGTGGTAATATTTACTAACCAGATACGAATGAAAATCGGCGTGATGTTTGGAAGCCCGGAAACAACCACGGGAGGACTTGCATTGAAATTTTACGCCACTATGAGGTTGGAAGTCAGAAGAGGCGAAGCAATTAAAGAAGGAAAAGATGTAATAGGAAACACAATAAACGTAAAGATCGTTAAAAACAAAGTCGCTCCTCCTTTCAAGACCGCACAGACTTACATCATATACGGCAAGGGTATAGACAGAGAGTACGAACTCTTCAATATAGCCGTGAGTGAAGGTATTGTAATCAGAAAAGGTAGCTGGTACTACTACACCACCTTGAAAGGTGAAGATATCTCACTCGGTCAAGGAGGAACCAACGTGGTCCAATTCCTCAAAGGAAATCCCAAGATAGCCGATGAAATCGAAAGGAGAATAAAAGAGAAATATGGCCTCTTACGGTCGGAGAAAAAGCAAAAAGAACCAGAGAAATCCTCTTAA
- the rimO gene encoding 30S ribosomal protein S12 methylthiotransferase RimO, giving the protein MKVGIKVLGCPKNEADCDVLAGILKDKGHKIVKSVDEADIVVLDTCAFIEDAKKEAIEEIFSFIEAKNNGYKFKLVVKGCLVQRYYKDLKREIPEVDQWIGVAAPEKIVAALERGEDLIPDRPETVYSYRRRFSLEEKPFAYVKISDGCDRGCTFCSIPSFKGRLRSREIEDVVREVEDLLKMGKKEIILVAQDTTSYGVDLYGKQVLPDLLRNLNSLKGDFWIRVMYLHPDHLTKNIIEAMLNLEKVVKYFDVPVQHGSDRILKLMGRAKGSEELKRMLFYIREKFPDAILRTSIIVGFPSETEEDFEKLKRFVEEVQFDKLGVFTYSDEEGTVAYTLTKKVEPETAQRRQEELLMIQSEISYNRLERFLNKKMRFLVEGKEGEYLVGRSWTEAPEVDGIVLVKGEGNIGDFLDIVIKEHDEYDMWGLPV; this is encoded by the coding sequence ATGAAAGTGGGAATAAAGGTTCTAGGCTGCCCAAAAAACGAGGCCGATTGTGACGTATTGGCAGGGATTCTGAAGGATAAAGGGCATAAAATCGTAAAAAGTGTAGACGAAGCAGACATTGTTGTTCTCGATACCTGCGCTTTCATTGAAGATGCAAAAAAAGAGGCAATAGAAGAAATTTTCTCTTTCATCGAAGCAAAAAACAACGGGTACAAATTCAAACTAGTTGTAAAAGGATGTCTTGTTCAAAGGTATTACAAAGATTTAAAGAGAGAAATACCTGAAGTTGACCAGTGGATAGGTGTGGCAGCCCCAGAAAAGATAGTGGCGGCTTTAGAGAGAGGAGAAGACTTGATACCAGACCGTCCCGAAACCGTTTACAGTTATAGAAGAAGATTCAGCTTGGAAGAAAAGCCTTTCGCTTACGTGAAAATATCCGACGGATGTGACAGGGGATGTACCTTCTGTTCCATCCCGAGCTTCAAAGGAAGACTGAGGAGTAGAGAGATAGAGGATGTTGTTAGAGAAGTGGAGGACCTTTTGAAAATGGGAAAGAAAGAAATCATTTTGGTTGCTCAAGATACAACTTCTTACGGTGTGGATCTTTACGGGAAACAAGTTCTACCCGATCTTCTGAGAAATTTGAACAGTCTAAAAGGTGATTTCTGGATCAGAGTGATGTACCTTCATCCAGATCATCTGACAAAGAACATAATAGAAGCCATGTTGAACTTGGAGAAAGTGGTAAAGTATTTCGATGTGCCAGTGCAACATGGAAGTGATAGAATTTTGAAACTCATGGGGCGAGCCAAGGGATCGGAAGAATTGAAGAGGATGCTTTTTTATATAAGAGAAAAGTTTCCAGATGCTATCCTCCGAACGAGTATAATAGTTGGATTTCCATCGGAAACTGAGGAAGATTTCGAAAAGTTGAAGAGATTTGTTGAAGAAGTGCAATTCGACAAACTCGGGGTCTTCACTTACTCAGACGAAGAAGGAACGGTTGCATACACACTGACGAAAAAGGTGGAACCAGAGACGGCACAGAGAAGACAAGAAGAACTGTTGATGATTCAATCGGAAATCTCTTACAATCGTTTGGAAAGGTTTCTCAACAAGAAGATGAGATTCCTCGTCGAAGGAAAGGAGGGGGAATACCTAGTAGGAAGAAGTTGGACAGAAGCACCAGAGGTGGATGGGATTGTCCTTGTAAAAGGCGAAGGGAACATCGGTGATTTCCTTGATATAGTAATAAAAGAACATGACGAATATGATATGTGGGGGTTACCTGTATGA
- a CDS encoding DUF4416 family protein: protein MGEIKTPDLVNLVMFIFASHIDYWFSEVRPVLEERFGPIDYVSNNLDFEKYTLYYSEEMGQGLQGKLVSFERLIHPYQLADIKLETNSIEKMFAVEGKRKVNIDPGYIHHTQFVLASTKHWGNRIYLGKGIYAEVTLVYVRGEFRHMEFTYPNYREAEYKEHLEKIRERYLKKRRKIIKK from the coding sequence ATGGGAGAAATAAAAACTCCAGATTTGGTCAATTTGGTGATGTTCATCTTCGCGTCTCACATAGATTACTGGTTCAGCGAGGTGAGACCCGTCCTTGAGGAAAGATTCGGTCCGATAGATTACGTATCAAATAATCTTGATTTTGAAAAGTACACCCTCTACTATTCAGAAGAAATGGGACAAGGTTTACAAGGCAAACTGGTTAGTTTTGAAAGACTCATACATCCTTATCAACTTGCAGACATAAAGCTTGAAACTAATTCTATAGAAAAGATGTTCGCTGTGGAAGGAAAGAGGAAAGTGAATATAGATCCAGGTTACATCCACCACACTCAATTCGTCTTGGCTTCGACGAAACACTGGGGGAACCGTATTTATTTAGGAAAGGGTATATATGCAGAAGTAACATTAGTTTACGTTCGAGGAGAATTCAGACACATGGAGTTCACTTATCCAAATTACAGAGAAGCAGAGTACAAAGAGCATTTGGAGAAAATCAGGGAGAGATATTTGAAGAAGAGGAGGAAAATCATAAAAAAATGA
- a CDS encoding L-lactate dehydrogenase has translation MKVGIIGLGRVGSSTAFALLMKGFAREMVLIDVDKKRAEGDALDLIHGTPFTRRANIYAGEYEDLKGSDVIIVAAGVPQKPGETRLQLLGRNARVMEEIARNVSKYSPESIVIVVTNPVDVLTYFFLKESKMDPRKVFGSGTVLDTARLRTLIAQHCGFSPKSVHVYVIGEHGDSEVPVWSGAMIGGIPLKNMCEICNRCDANILKEFAEKTKRAAYEIIERKGATHYAIALAVSDIVETIFFDEKRVLTLSVYLENYLGVEDVCISVPVTLGKSGVERILEIELDEEELEAFRNSANILKSAINEITANDYGDQNERG, from the coding sequence ATGAAAGTGGGTATCATAGGTCTTGGAAGGGTAGGATCCAGTACCGCATTCGCATTGTTGATGAAAGGGTTTGCGAGAGAAATGGTTTTGATAGACGTGGACAAAAAAAGAGCTGAAGGAGATGCTCTCGATCTTATACATGGAACTCCCTTCACAAGGCGAGCTAACATATACGCTGGTGAATATGAAGATCTAAAGGGTTCCGATGTGATTATCGTTGCTGCAGGTGTTCCGCAAAAACCGGGAGAAACCAGACTTCAACTTCTTGGAAGGAATGCAAGGGTGATGGAAGAGATAGCCAGAAATGTGTCGAAGTATTCACCAGAATCCATAGTGATCGTGGTTACCAACCCAGTCGATGTTCTTACTTACTTTTTCCTCAAGGAATCGAAAATGGATCCAAGGAAGGTGTTCGGTTCCGGTACAGTTTTAGACACCGCAAGGCTCAGAACGTTGATCGCTCAACATTGTGGCTTTTCTCCAAAGAGCGTCCATGTTTACGTGATAGGAGAACATGGAGATTCAGAAGTGCCTGTGTGGAGTGGGGCGATGATAGGAGGCATTCCTCTCAAAAATATGTGTGAAATCTGTAACCGTTGTGATGCGAACATTCTTAAAGAGTTTGCAGAAAAAACCAAACGTGCAGCGTATGAGATCATAGAGAGGAAAGGAGCAACACATTATGCAATAGCTTTGGCCGTTTCGGATATAGTTGAAACAATTTTCTTCGATGAAAAAAGGGTATTAACACTATCTGTTTATCTCGAAAACTATCTTGGCGTTGAAGATGTGTGTATCAGTGTTCCTGTTACTCTGGGAAAAAGCGGAGTGGAAAGGATTCTTGAGATAGAACTCGATGAGGAAGAATTAGAGGCCTTCAGAAACTCAGCGAACATATTAAAGAGTGCCATTAACGAAATTACGGCTAACGATTATGGAGATCAAAACGAGCGCGGATAA
- the rny gene encoding ribonuclease Y — MLWYILAGIGGLFFGYLIANYQINQRLKKAKEDAKTIIESAEKEASEIKKKAIIESREEIHRLREEFERERSRREEELRSLEERLLKREELLTRKEENLERRELQVEELKLKLEEKMKELEEKETRIDEELKKLAGMTVEEARELVLEEARQKYEHDLAKLYKEMKEQVEEEAEKEAKKVIAFAIQRYSPEYVGEITVSTVSLPSDDMKGRIIGREGRNIRTFEKITGVDLIIDDTPEVVVLSCFNPLRREIARITLEKLVADGRIHPARIEEMYEKAKAEVEKAIKEAGQEATFKAGVMGLHPELIKLLGKLKYRTSYGQNVLSHSIEVALLAGYMASELGLNADKARRGGLLHDIGKAVDQELEGSHTTIGAELARRYGEKEDIVNMILSHHGEEEPKTPEAVLVAAADALSAARPGARRESLENYIKRLMKLEEIAKSFKYVEKAYAIQAGREIRVIVEPDKVDDALAEKLAYDISKKIEEELEYPGVLKVVVIREKRSVAYAK; from the coding sequence ATGTTGTGGTACATACTAGCAGGCATCGGCGGTCTCTTTTTTGGATATCTAATAGCAAATTATCAGATAAATCAAAGATTGAAAAAAGCAAAAGAAGATGCAAAAACTATTATCGAAAGCGCGGAGAAAGAAGCAAGCGAAATAAAGAAAAAAGCGATAATAGAAAGTAGAGAAGAAATACATAGGCTCAGAGAAGAGTTCGAAAGAGAGCGCTCTCGAAGGGAGGAAGAGCTCAGATCCCTTGAAGAAAGACTTTTGAAAAGGGAAGAGCTGCTAACCAGAAAAGAGGAAAATCTAGAGAGACGAGAACTTCAGGTAGAAGAGTTGAAACTGAAACTTGAGGAGAAAATGAAAGAACTCGAAGAAAAAGAAACAAGAATTGACGAGGAATTGAAAAAGCTTGCCGGAATGACCGTGGAGGAGGCTAGAGAACTCGTTTTAGAAGAAGCTAGGCAAAAATATGAACACGATCTCGCAAAACTTTACAAGGAAATGAAAGAACAGGTGGAAGAAGAAGCAGAGAAAGAGGCTAAGAAAGTGATCGCGTTCGCAATACAAAGATATTCTCCAGAATACGTAGGAGAGATCACCGTTTCAACGGTTTCTCTACCTTCGGATGACATGAAAGGACGAATCATAGGAAGAGAAGGAAGGAACATTAGAACATTTGAAAAAATCACGGGAGTCGATCTGATAATAGACGATACTCCAGAAGTAGTGGTCCTGTCATGTTTCAATCCCTTGAGAAGAGAAATCGCTCGAATAACACTTGAAAAACTCGTTGCGGACGGTAGAATTCATCCTGCGAGGATAGAAGAAATGTACGAAAAGGCGAAGGCAGAGGTAGAAAAAGCAATCAAAGAAGCTGGACAAGAAGCAACTTTCAAGGCAGGTGTTATGGGATTGCATCCCGAACTCATCAAGTTACTTGGAAAACTCAAGTACAGAACAAGTTACGGTCAAAACGTTCTCAGTCACTCAATAGAAGTAGCCCTTCTTGCTGGTTATATGGCATCTGAACTCGGTCTCAACGCTGATAAAGCAAGAAGAGGTGGTCTTCTCCACGACATAGGTAAAGCAGTTGATCAAGAATTGGAAGGGTCTCATACTACTATAGGAGCGGAACTCGCACGAAGATACGGCGAGAAGGAAGACATAGTGAACATGATACTCAGCCATCACGGAGAAGAAGAACCGAAAACCCCCGAAGCAGTGCTTGTGGCTGCTGCCGATGCTTTGTCAGCTGCAAGACCGGGGGCAAGAAGGGAAAGCTTGGAAAATTACATAAAACGTCTTATGAAACTTGAAGAAATCGCGAAGAGCTTTAAATACGTGGAAAAAGCCTACGCCATTCAAGCGGGAAGAGAAATCAGGGTTATCGTTGAGCCAGATAAAGTTGACGATGCTCTCGCAGAAAAACTCGCTTACGATATATCAAAGAAGATAGAAGAAGAACTAGAGTATCCAGGAGTCTTGAAGGTGGTTGTCATAAGGGAAAAAAGAAGTGTTGCCTACGCGAAATGA